The proteins below come from a single Paraconexibacter algicola genomic window:
- a CDS encoding MBL fold metallo-hydrolase, which translates to MPVIHHLNCGTMCPHAGTALGLVDRDAGHLVARCLLIEAADGLVLIDTGYGTGDVATPSRLGPARFLLGARLAHEETAVAQVRALGHDPADVRDVLVTHLDLDHAGGLGDFPNATVHLHRREHEFLRGGSAKAKLRYRPGQLAHGPRYQTHEVTGEAWFGLERVRLLEGLDVEIAMIPLHGHTPGHTGYAVNTGDGWLLHAGDTYLRREEIEGGPVPRALRIYHQGNSIAEKDRRANVERLTELRARHGEEVTVFCSHDATELARDRAAGA; encoded by the coding sequence ATGCCCGTGATCCACCACCTGAACTGCGGCACGATGTGCCCGCACGCGGGGACCGCCCTGGGGCTGGTCGACCGCGACGCCGGCCACCTCGTCGCCCGCTGCCTGCTGATCGAGGCCGCCGACGGCCTCGTCCTGATCGACACGGGCTACGGCACCGGGGACGTCGCGACGCCGTCGCGCCTGGGGCCGGCGCGGTTCCTGCTCGGCGCCCGGCTCGCCCACGAGGAGACGGCCGTCGCGCAGGTGCGGGCGCTCGGCCACGACCCGGCGGACGTCCGCGACGTGCTCGTCACCCATCTCGACCTCGACCACGCGGGCGGTCTCGGGGACTTCCCCAACGCGACCGTGCACCTGCACCGCCGCGAGCACGAGTTCCTGCGCGGCGGCTCGGCGAAGGCCAAGCTCCGCTACCGCCCCGGCCAGCTCGCGCACGGGCCGCGGTACCAGACCCACGAGGTCACCGGCGAGGCCTGGTTCGGCCTCGAGCGCGTGCGGCTGCTCGAGGGCCTCGACGTGGAGATCGCGATGATCCCGCTGCACGGCCACACCCCCGGCCACACCGGCTACGCGGTGAACACGGGCGACGGCTGGCTGCTGCACGCCGGCGACACGTACCTGCGCCGCGAGGAGATCGAGGGTGGCCCGGTCCCGCGCGCGCTGCGGATCTACCATCAGGGCAACTCGATCGCCGAGAAGGACCGGCGCGCGAACGTCGAGCGGCTCACGGAGCTGCGCGCCCGCCACGGCGAGGAGGTCACCGTGTTCTGCTCGCACGACGCGACCGAGCTCGCGCGCGACCGCGCCGCGGGCGCGTAG
- a CDS encoding DMT family transporter, which yields MTVALALLSSALWGIADFLGGRGARRLPTLLVVGCVQLAGVVFATAVFVVAQPQASTEGVLWGLVAGCVGALAIGTFYAALAAGAMSLVAPLAACGAVIPAGVAIAGGESPSAIVLAGFALALGGAALVAREPAAADAPALDRRALGLAAASAVLIGLLLTLLQHAAELDGSSAWTAVTAARAASAVVVLVALLVVRPPLRAGRADLRLLLVAGVFDTSANGLFGVATERGSDAVAAVLGSLYPVMTVVLAALVLHERVARAQAVGIAVALAGVVLVSAG from the coding sequence GTGACCGTCGCGCTCGCGCTGCTGTCGTCCGCGCTGTGGGGGATCGCGGACTTCCTCGGCGGGCGCGGCGCGCGGCGCCTCCCGACGCTCCTGGTGGTCGGCTGCGTGCAGCTCGCCGGGGTCGTCTTCGCGACCGCGGTGTTCGTGGTCGCCCAGCCGCAGGCGAGCACCGAGGGCGTGCTCTGGGGGCTCGTCGCCGGCTGCGTCGGGGCGCTCGCCATCGGCACCTTCTACGCCGCGCTCGCCGCCGGGGCGATGAGCCTCGTCGCGCCGCTGGCGGCCTGCGGCGCGGTCATCCCGGCCGGCGTGGCGATCGCGGGCGGGGAGAGCCCGTCGGCGATCGTGCTGGCCGGCTTCGCGCTCGCGCTCGGCGGCGCCGCGCTGGTCGCCCGCGAGCCCGCCGCCGCGGACGCGCCGGCGCTGGACCGCCGGGCGCTCGGGCTCGCGGCAGCCTCCGCCGTGCTGATCGGACTGCTGCTCACGCTGCTGCAGCACGCCGCCGAGCTGGACGGCTCGAGCGCCTGGACCGCGGTGACCGCCGCCCGCGCCGCGAGCGCGGTCGTCGTCCTCGTCGCGCTGCTCGTCGTGCGTCCGCCGCTGCGTGCGGGACGCGCCGACCTGCGGCTGCTGCTCGTCGCAGGCGTCTTCGACACGAGCGCCAACGGGCTCTTCGGCGTCGCGACCGAGCGCGGCAGCGACGCCGTCGCCGCCGTCCTCGGCTCGCTGTATCCGGTGATGACCGTGGTGCTCGCCGCGCTCGTCCTGCACGAGCGCGTCGCGCGCGCCCAGGCGGTCGGGATCGCCGTGGCGCTCGCGGGCGTCGTGCTCGTCAGCGCGGGCTGA
- the tgt gene encoding tRNA guanosine(34) transglycosylase Tgt, whose product MSALEIQHRDPGTLARAGVLRTPHGEIRTPAFVPLATKATVKSLLPHEVAELGYDMVLGNTFHLFLDPGHERIRRFRGLHEFMGWRAPIITDSGGFQVFSMGHGTVADEVKGRAPMGQERMGKILAIEEDGVAFRSYLNGETLFMGPETSMEIQGALGSDIALVFDECTPFNVTREYTQRSTERTHRWLDRCLAWHDARGPEGQLVYGISQGGVHEDLRVESTQAVASRPVDGIAIGGSLGADKPQMYEVVSWATAAIADDPRPRHLLGIGEVDDLIRGVELGIDTFDCAMPTRLGRHGVAVVNDPERRWRVDLTAGRFKDSDEPLLEGCPCPACALGYTRGYLRYLVHARELTGQRLLTLHNLAYLSRLMQRLRAAIAEGTLAATAAALRAGELP is encoded by the coding sequence ATGAGCGCCCTCGAGATCCAGCACCGGGACCCCGGAACGCTCGCGCGGGCCGGGGTCCTGCGCACCCCGCACGGCGAGATCCGGACACCCGCGTTCGTCCCGCTCGCCACCAAGGCGACCGTCAAGAGCCTGCTCCCGCACGAGGTCGCCGAGCTCGGCTACGACATGGTCCTGGGGAACACGTTCCACCTGTTCCTCGACCCGGGCCACGAGCGCATCCGCCGCTTCCGCGGCCTGCACGAGTTCATGGGCTGGCGTGCCCCGATCATCACCGACTCGGGGGGCTTCCAGGTCTTCTCGATGGGGCACGGCACCGTCGCCGACGAGGTCAAGGGCCGCGCGCCGATGGGCCAGGAGCGGATGGGCAAGATCCTCGCGATCGAGGAGGACGGGGTCGCCTTCCGCTCCTACCTCAACGGCGAGACCCTGTTCATGGGGCCGGAGACCTCGATGGAGATCCAGGGGGCGCTCGGCAGCGACATCGCGCTCGTGTTCGACGAGTGCACCCCGTTCAACGTCACCCGCGAGTACACGCAGCGCTCGACCGAGCGCACGCACCGCTGGCTCGACCGCTGCCTGGCCTGGCACGACGCCCGCGGCCCCGAGGGGCAGCTCGTCTACGGCATCTCGCAGGGCGGCGTCCACGAGGACCTGCGGGTCGAGAGCACGCAGGCGGTCGCGTCGCGGCCCGTCGACGGGATCGCGATCGGCGGCTCGCTCGGCGCCGACAAGCCCCAGATGTACGAGGTCGTCTCGTGGGCCACCGCGGCGATCGCCGACGACCCGCGCCCCCGCCACCTGCTCGGCATCGGCGAGGTCGACGACCTGATCCGCGGCGTCGAGCTCGGCATCGACACGTTCGACTGCGCGATGCCGACCCGGCTGGGCCGCCACGGCGTCGCCGTCGTGAACGACCCCGAGCGGCGCTGGCGCGTCGACCTGACCGCGGGCCGCTTCAAGGACTCCGACGAGCCGCTGCTGGAGGGCTGCCCGTGCCCGGCGTGCGCGCTCGGCTACACGCGCGGCTACCTGCGCTACCTCGTGCACGCCCGCGAGCTGACCGGTCAGCGGTTGCTGACGCTGCACAACCTCGCCTATCTGTCGCGGCTGATGCAGCGGCTGCGCGCAGCGATCGCCGAGGGCACGCTCGCCGCCACCGCGGCCGCCCTGCGCGCCGGCGAGCTGCCGTGA
- a CDS encoding Hsp20/alpha crystallin family protein: MTLVHWSPLSTLLTGPSYPTASVRRWVPPMDLVEAPEHYLVRLDLPGLGRDDVTIEIEDRVLTISGERTATVSGENARAVRVERAGGGFRRSLTLPDGIDADAVTAHMEHGVLTVSVPKPVAAKPRRVEISAGAAA, encoded by the coding sequence ATGACCCTTGTGCACTGGAGCCCGCTCTCGACCCTCCTCACCGGCCCCAGCTACCCGACCGCCTCCGTGCGGCGCTGGGTCCCGCCGATGGACCTCGTCGAGGCCCCCGAGCACTACCTCGTCCGCCTCGACCTGCCCGGCCTCGGCCGCGACGACGTCACGATCGAGATCGAGGACCGCGTTCTCACCATCAGCGGCGAGCGGACGGCCACCGTGAGCGGCGAGAACGCCCGCGCCGTCCGCGTCGAGCGGGCCGGCGGCGGCTTCCGCCGCAGCCTCACGCTCCCCGACGGCATCGACGCCGACGCGGTCACCGCCCACATGGAGCACGGCGTCCTGACGGTGAGCGTCCCGAAGCCCGTCGCCGCCAAGCCGCGCCGGGTCGAGATCAGCGCGGGCGCCGCCGCCTGA
- a CDS encoding MarR family winged helix-turn-helix transcriptional regulator: MATTSIDALSPRELGAWRGMLRAHAALTKALGTQLERDHGLPLTSYEVLMNLHDAPDRRMRMSDLACAVILSRSGLTRLVDRLAREGLLVREACGDDARGAYAVLTDLGVERVAAARRTHLAGVRALFLERFTPAEQELLAGLWARIVPADGDVSVPAREDLSPPD, translated from the coding sequence ATGGCCACAACCTCGATCGATGCGCTGAGCCCCCGGGAGCTCGGGGCCTGGCGCGGCATGCTGCGCGCGCACGCGGCGCTAACGAAGGCGCTCGGGACGCAGCTCGAGCGCGACCACGGTCTGCCGCTCACGTCCTACGAGGTCCTGATGAACCTCCATGACGCCCCCGACCGGCGGATGCGGATGAGCGACCTCGCGTGCGCGGTCATCCTCAGCCGCAGCGGGCTCACGCGGCTCGTCGACCGTCTCGCGCGGGAGGGCCTGCTCGTGCGCGAGGCGTGCGGGGACGACGCCCGCGGCGCCTACGCGGTCCTGACCGACCTCGGGGTCGAGCGGGTCGCCGCGGCGCGGCGCACGCACCTCGCCGGGGTGCGGGCGCTGTTCCTCGAGCGCTTCACCCCGGCCGAGCAGGAGCTGCTCGCCGGCCTGTGGGCGCGGATCGTGCCCGCCGACGGGGACGTGAGCGTGCCAGCGCGTGAAGATCTCAGTCCACCAGACTGA
- the wrbA gene encoding NAD(P)H:quinone oxidoreductase: MPNITVVYYSSTGNVHRLATEIAAGATDAGAEVRLRRAAELAPDEVVQSQDAWRAHAEATKDVPVATPDDLAWADGYALGSPTRFGNPAAQLKQFIDTLGPLWQTGGLANKVATSFTSAMNAHGGQESTLLALNNVFYHWGALIVPPGYTDPLLYASGGNPYGTNFVAGQGNPMSDETLAAARYQGRRLAEFAAKLTT; encoded by the coding sequence ATGCCGAACATCACCGTCGTCTACTACTCCTCCACCGGCAACGTGCACCGCCTCGCCACCGAGATCGCCGCGGGCGCCACCGACGCCGGCGCCGAGGTCCGCCTGCGCCGCGCCGCCGAGCTCGCGCCCGACGAGGTCGTGCAGTCCCAGGACGCCTGGCGCGCGCACGCCGAGGCCACCAAGGACGTCCCGGTCGCCACCCCCGACGACCTCGCGTGGGCGGACGGCTACGCCCTGGGCAGCCCGACCCGCTTCGGCAACCCCGCCGCTCAGCTCAAGCAGTTCATCGACACGCTCGGGCCGCTCTGGCAGACCGGCGGGCTCGCCAACAAGGTCGCCACGAGCTTCACCAGCGCCATGAACGCCCACGGCGGGCAGGAGTCCACGCTGCTGGCCCTCAACAACGTCTTCTACCACTGGGGCGCGCTGATCGTGCCCCCCGGCTACACCGACCCGCTCCTCTACGCGTCGGGCGGCAACCCCTACGGCACGAACTTCGTCGCCGGCCAGGGCAACCCGATGTCCGACGAGACCCTCGCCGCCGCCCGCTACCAGGGCCGACGGCTCGCCGAGTTCGCCGCGAAGCTGACCACCTGA